The following proteins are encoded in a genomic region of Nycticebus coucang isolate mNycCou1 chromosome 17, mNycCou1.pri, whole genome shotgun sequence:
- the LOC128569217 gene encoding protein S100-A10-like — MPSQMEHAMETMMFTFHKFAGDKGYLTKEDLRVLMEKEFQGFLENQKDPLALDKIMKDLDQCRDGKVGSHSFFSLIAGLTIACNDYFVVHMKQKGKKQAAPSNYYALKSVLSKHCFKHLPHSFSL, encoded by the coding sequence ATGCCATCTCAGATGGAGCACGCCATGGAAACCATGATGTTCACATTTCACAAATTTGCCGGGGATAAAGgctacttaacaaaggaggaccTCAGAGTGCTCATGGAGAAGGAGTTCCAGggatttttggaaaatcaaaaagaCCCTCTGGCCTTAGACAAAATAATGAAGGACCTGGACCAGTGCCGAGATGGCAAAGTGGGCTCCCACAGCTTCTTTTCCCTGATTGCGGGCCTCACCATCGCGTGCAATGACTATTTTGTAGTACACAtgaagcagaagggaaagaagcagGCAGCACCGAGCAATTACTATGCCCTGAAAAGTGTTCTCTCAAAGCATTGCTTCAAACATCTGCCCCACAGCTTCTCCCTATAG